The Methanomassiliicoccales archaeon DNA segment CTTTCGATCATGGACAGAACCAGCGCCTCCTTGTCCACGTCATCCTCTTCCTCCGCCACCTCGATCTCCTCCGTTGAAGCGGAGTCGACTGGCATGTCCGGTCCGGTCTGATATTCAGGCAGCAGGAACTTGAGGGCGTCGGCCACCATGTTGCGGTAGTTGGTAAGGTCGTCCGGATTATAATGCTGCACGCTGAGCGCCGCTCCCTCGGCCAACGGGCGGCTGAAGCCAATCTGCATGAGCTTCTCGGCGTCCGGCTCTCCCAGCTTCATGGCCTCCATCATGGCCGATATGCGGTCCGAGGTGGCCTGACAGGTCTCCAGTACCCATCCGTCGCGGACAGGCGCCTCTACTTTGCCAATCCTCTCGGGGCGGATGGAGACGTACAGCTTCCCCTCCTCGGGGGAATAGGTGCGGAACTTGCCGACCACGGCCACGAAGCAGGGTGGTTGCAGCTTGGCCAAGGCCATGCTGGCCTCGGGCTGGTACTGCCCGGCGGTCAGATAGAACGTCCCGGTGGGGTCGGTGATCTTCGCGCGCCAAACAGGCTCGTTCTCGTTGCCCACGTTCTCGTTGTCGGTGAGCACGCCCACCACGAAGATGCGGTTGATCTTGGCCCCGAGCGGGGATATCAGGTAGGAGGGGGCCTTCTCCCCCTCGCCCTTAATCTCGTAGCTCGAGGAATTGAACTCGGCGGCAAAGACCCTCCAGGCCACTTCCCTGGATATCAATTGAATCCCTCCATCTCAGTAAGGAGCTTGGCGCCCTCTTCCCTCACGTCCTTCGAGTAGAGCTCCGCCTTCTTGGCTATCATCATCGGGCCGAAGTCATCGCTGCGCACCATACCCCGTACCTCCAGGGTCCGGGCGAACAGCTTCTCATCGGCCATCTCCTTTATCAGGTCCGGGTTCCGCTCCTCCAGGGTGAGCTTGACCGCCTCCTCCATGTTCAGCCCGAGAAGCTTCTCGGTCAGCTCCTTTCCAAAGACCACGTTAAGCGAGGACGTGCCGTCGTCCAGGATGGCCTTGATCCTGAGATCGTCGACACCCTTCACCTTACCGTGTATGCGGCAGGCGCTCTTCTGCAGCACCCGGCGGCAGTCGGGGCAGCGCATGATCAGTCCGCTGCCCTCGCGCACGTCCACCAGGGTCCCGTGGACCACCGCATCCATGGCCCCTCCGGACAGCTCGATGTCCTCTAGGGTCCTGACCTTGGGGGAGGCGGACGAAATGTCGCCCAGCGCTCCTTTCGCCAGCATCTGCACCTCGGCCCGGTCGCCCAGGTTAAGCTTGGGCACGCCCCTCCAGCTCTTGACGTAGGCGCCCACGATGCGCACTTCCGCCCCCTCGGTCAGCTTG contains these protein-coding regions:
- a CDS encoding glycerol dehydrogenase → MISREVAWRVFAAEFNSSSYEIKGEGEKAPSYLISPLGAKINRIFVVGVLTDNENVGNENEPVWRAKITDPTGTFYLTAGQYQPEASMALAKLQPPCFVAVVGKFRTYSPEEGKLYVSIRPERIGKVEAPVRDGWVLETCQATSDRISAMMEAMKLGEPDAEKLMQIGFSRPLAEGAALSVQHYNPDDLTNYRNMVADALKFLLPEYQTGPDMPVDSASTEEIEVAEEEDDVDKEALVLSMIESLDSGRGAAWDEVVKKAKESGIEREELDNIANSLLDKGFVYEPVLGRMRKI